From Rhodothermales bacterium, a single genomic window includes:
- a CDS encoding MBL fold metallo-hydrolase has product MFFRQIFEPNLAQYSYLIGCQRTGEAIVIDPMRDIDRYIDVAASEDLRIVAIAETHIHADYLSGAREFAERLGVALYLSDEGDANWKYVWAREGSYDFRPMKHKDRFKIGNIQFEVVHTAGHTPEHISFLITDLGGGANEPMGMATGDFVFVGDLGRPDLLESAAGQAGAMEPSARRLYASVQEFLDLPDYLQIWPGHGAGSACGKALGAVPESTVGYERRFNASILAAQEGENVFVERILDGQPEPPMYFARMKHENKTGPRVLGALPHPKPVSAGDLAALSGRDDVVVLDTRADSNAFMKGHLAGSLYAPMGKTLNTIAGSYVQPEQAIYLIVDAVDDVREAVLNLIRIGLDHIVGYAPASELAALDLASTPIIDTRSLETARQRPGAKVLDVRRLAEFEEGHVPGAINIAHTRLLLRSGELENTGTYLVHCRSGARAAAATSLLDRLGYDVVYVDGMYADWASHHKEEKGKPVEVL; this is encoded by the coding sequence ATGTTCTTTCGACAGATCTTCGAACCCAATCTGGCCCAGTACAGCTACCTGATCGGATGCCAGCGCACCGGTGAAGCCATCGTGATCGACCCGATGCGCGACATCGACCGATACATCGACGTGGCCGCCTCCGAGGACCTTCGCATCGTCGCCATCGCGGAGACGCATATTCACGCCGACTACCTGTCCGGCGCCCGCGAGTTCGCGGAGCGTCTTGGCGTGGCGCTGTACCTCTCGGACGAGGGCGACGCCAACTGGAAATATGTCTGGGCCCGGGAGGGTTCGTACGATTTCCGGCCGATGAAGCACAAGGACCGGTTCAAGATCGGCAACATCCAGTTCGAGGTGGTGCACACCGCCGGCCATACGCCGGAGCATATCAGCTTCCTGATCACGGATCTCGGCGGCGGCGCCAACGAGCCGATGGGCATGGCGACGGGCGACTTTGTTTTTGTGGGCGACCTCGGCCGTCCCGACCTGCTCGAATCGGCCGCCGGCCAGGCCGGCGCCATGGAGCCTTCCGCGCGGCGGCTCTACGCCTCGGTCCAGGAATTCCTCGACCTTCCCGACTACCTCCAGATCTGGCCGGGTCACGGCGCCGGCAGCGCCTGCGGCAAGGCCCTCGGCGCCGTACCGGAATCGACGGTAGGCTACGAACGCCGTTTCAACGCCTCCATCCTGGCGGCGCAGGAGGGCGAGAACGTGTTCGTGGAGCGTATCCTCGACGGCCAGCCCGAACCGCCGATGTATTTCGCGCGGATGAAACACGAAAACAAGACCGGCCCCCGCGTGCTGGGCGCCCTTCCGCACCCGAAGCCCGTTTCCGCCGGCGACCTCGCGGCGCTGTCGGGCCGGGACGACGTCGTCGTGCTCGATACCCGCGCCGACTCGAACGCCTTCATGAAAGGCCATCTCGCCGGTTCGCTGTATGCGCCGATGGGCAAGACGCTGAACACGATCGCCGGCTCGTACGTCCAACCCGAGCAGGCCATCTATCTGATCGTCGATGCGGTGGACGATGTGCGCGAAGCCGTACTGAACCTGATCCGCATCGGGCTCGACCACATCGTCGGCTATGCGCCGGCGTCCGAGCTCGCGGCGCTCGACCTGGCGTCGACGCCGATCATCGACACGCGGTCCCTCGAAACGGCGCGGCAGCGCCCGGGGGCGAAAGTGCTCGACGTTCGCCGGCTGGCGGAGTTCGAGGAGGGCCACGTGCCCGGCGCGATCAATATCGCACATACGCGCCTGCTCCTCCGCAGCGGGGAGTTGGAAAATACCGGCACCTACCTCGTGCACTGCCGCAGCGGCGCGCGCGCCGCAGCCGCGACATCGCTGCTCGACCGGCTCGGCTACGATGTCGTCTATGTCGACGGCATGTATGCGGACTGGGCCTCGCACCACAAGGAAGAAAAAGGCAAACCGGTCGAGGTGCTTTAA